In Anaerolineales bacterium, the DNA window CGGGGCCGTGATCGGGATCGTCGTCGGCCTGGCTATGATCGTGCTGGCCCCGATCTAGCCCCTCCCTCCGCGGCTGGGAGCGCCGGCGCGCCACCGGCACAGCTTCCCACTCCCAACGGACCTTCTGGCCGGGCTCGCCCAGCAACCAAACGACGCTGGCGGGTGCCAGCGTCGGGGAAGAACCGCCGCGGCGATGACTCAGGGAATTGCGCCTTGGATAGCCTGGTAGGCCCAATCGGCCCCCAGCACCACCTCAAGGTCGAAATCCCCGGAGGGCGCAACCGGGCTGAGGATCTGGCCCTGGGACAGGCCCATCAGTTCGGCCAGGAAACGCAGGGTGTAGGGGAAGGTCGGATTGTGGACGAAGATCCGGGACTTCTCGTAGTCCAGGCGATCGGCATTGCCGACCTCCACCACCGAGATGCCCTGGGCCTTCAAGTACTCTGCAGTCTTGCTGGCCAGACCCTCCACCCCCGAGCCGTTCAGGATCCGCACCCGCGGGTTCTCGACCTTCGCCGCTTCAACAGGCTGGTCCACCGGGGCGGCGGGGCCGACGGCGCTGGCCTGGGCGAAGAGCTCATCCCTCAGACGCCGAATCTCGCTCGGGATGGGGCGCAAGACCTCGGCACCGGAGGGCAGGGTTTCCATGGTCACCATGTCCGGAGGCGCGATCACCCCGCGGCGGATGCTCTCCTTCGGAAGCTGCACGGCCAGGGACCCCAGGGCAATCATCTGGTCGAACGACAGGTTGGTCCGAATGCCGGTGGCGAAATTCTCATACAGGGCCGGAGCTTTGGCGAGCAAGGACGGAAGCATATTCAGGTTGAGGATCTTGTCGCGGATCGCCATGGCGACTTGCTGCTGGCGCTGCGCCCGGTCGAAGTCGCCGCCGGCCGTCTTGCGCGCTCGGGCGTAGGCGAGCGCGTCCGATCCGTTCAGCAAGGCGCTCGAAGGCCGCAGCCAGCGGCACTTCTGCCCGATGGGGCAGATCTTGACCTCTTCCTTGACGAGCACTTCGACGCCCCCGATCTCATCGACCATGCGCTCGAAGGCGCGGAAATCGATGACGGCGTAGTAGGTCACGGGGACGCCCAGCAAGTTCTCGACGGTCTTGGCCGCCAGCGCCGGACCGCCGCCGGGGAGCTGATAGGTCTCACCCAGGAAATAGGCGGTGTTGATGCGGTTGTGCTCGAAGCCCGGGATCTCGACCCACAGATCGCGAGGGATCGACAACATGCCGGCGGCTTTGGTGATCGGATCGACCGAGACCAGCATCATGCTGTCGGTGCGCGGCGGACCGTCGCCTTCGGACCAGTCGCGATAGTCGAGCCCCATCAGCAGGATGTTGACGCGGTCGACGCCGTTCCAGGCCGGCCCGGTTTCCTGAGCGGGAATCGCCACCGGCGGCTGGCCAGCCGCCGGTGTGGCTTCCCCGCCGCCGATCCCGGCGAAGCTGAAGGGCGCCGGCCCAGTGCCTGTCCAGGCGGAGGCCAGGCCGCGCGCCATGGAGAACACCAGGTACCCCGTGAGCACAATCCCTATCAGGAATGCGCCCCCCAGGGCCCACAGGACCCAGGCGGGCATTCCGCTGCGGCGTCGGACGGGTTTTTCGGAGGATGAACGGGCTCTCAAGGCGACAACCTTCCGATGCCCCTGTAGCGCCAGGGGCAAGCGGGCGGATTATATCACCGGGCCCTCTTCCATTTCGGCCGCCAGCCGTTCCCATTCGCCCAGGGCGGCCTGCAGATCGGCCTCCAACTGCGCATACTGCTGGCCCAAATCCCGCACCCGTCCCAGATCGCTGCCGGCGACCTGCAGCTGGGCGCCTACATCCGTCAGCGTCTGCTCGAGAGCGCGAATATCGGCCTCCAGCGTCTCTAGTTTCCGCACCGACCGCGCCGGGCGGGAGCGGCGCCGTGAGGAGGAACCGGCGGCGGCCGGCTTGGCCTGGGCAGGCTGGGACAGGCCTGGCTGCATTTCCAGCATCTGGTCGTAGTTCCCGGGAGTTACCTGCAGGTGTTGGGCCGGGGGGACGACCGACCAAACCTGGGTGGCCAGGGCGTTCACCAGGTAGCGGTCATGGGAGACCAACAGGATGGTGCCGTCGTAGGCCGAGAGCGCGGCCTGCAGCGTCTCCTGCGATGTCAGATCCAGGTGAGACGTGGGCTCGTCGAGCAGCAGCAGGTTGGCCCCCTGCAGGACCAGCCGTGCCAGGGCCAGCCGACCGCGTTCACCGCCGGAGAGCACGTCGACCGTCTTGTCGACCGAATCGCCGCGCAGCAGGAAGCGCGCCAGCCAGTCGCGGGCGGTAGCTGGCGTCAACGACGGATCGGCCTGCATCACCGACTGCAGGGCCGTGCTGGACGGATCCAGATCGGCGTGCGCCTGGGCGAAGTACCCCAGGCGGATGCTCGCCCCCAGCTGGACCTTCCCAGTACGCGGTTCAATCTCCCCCAAAAGGGTGCGCAGGAACGTCGTCTTGCCTGCCCCGTTGGGCCCGAGCAGGGCCGCGCATTCCCCCCGCTGCAGCACCAGGTCGGGAACTGAGAACAGCGCCTCTGGCGAGTCGGCATGGCCCACCTGCAGCGAATGCGTCTCCAGCGCCCGGTCGCCCGAGCGTTCGGTCTGGCCAAAGGTGAAATGAATCGAGGCCTCGGGGCGCAGGCGCTCAACGGGCTTCTGGCGCAGCATGCGCTCCAGACGTTTGCGCCTGCCTTGGGCCTGACGCGTGTTCTGCCCGGCAATATTGCGGGCGATGTAGTCGGACTCCGACTCGACGAATGCCTGCTGTCTGCGGTAAGCCTGCGCCAGCAGCGCCTTTCGCTCCTGCCGCTGTTGGGCGTAGGCCGTGTAGCTGCCGCGGTAGATCTCGATGCCGGCGGGCTCAAGCTCCCAGACCTGATCGACGACGCGGTCCAGGAAGTAGCGATCGTGCGACACTGCCAGGACCGCGCCCGGCCATTCGCGCAGCCAGCCCTCCAGCCATTCCAGCGCTTGAACGTCCAGGTGGTTGGTCGGTTCGTCGAGCAGCAGCAGGTCGGGGTCTTCGAGGATCAAGCGCGCCAGATAGGCCCGGGTCTTCTCGCCGCCGGAGAGCCTGGCCAGCGGGCGGTCGAACTCGTCGGCCGCAAATCCCAAACCGCTCAACACCCGCTTGATGCGGGCGGTGTAGGTGTAGCCGCCGGCCCGCTCGAACGACTCCTGCATCGGGCCGTAGCGCGCCATCGCCTCTTCCGCCCGGCGGGGATCGGCCATGGCGGCTTCCAGCACCGTCAACGCCGCCTCTTGCTGGCGCAGATCGGAGAGGGCCTCCAGGCAGAATCCCCACAATCCGCCCTGCGCCTGCAGATCGTCAAGGCCCGGGGGCAGGGCCTCCTGCGGCAGGTAGCCGATCCGCAGGGAGCGCGAGCGGCTGACACGCCCGGCATCCGGCGAGTCCAGTCCGGCCAGCAAGCGCAGCAAGGTCGTCTTCCCGCTTCCGTTGGGGCCTACCAGGCCAATCCGCGACTGATGGGGGATCGCCAGCGATACACCGGAGAAGATATCCTGGGCGCCGTAGCTCTTGGCCAGGCCGGAGGCGGTCAGCAGAGACATGGGGTCATCCAGGGCATTATACCTAGCCGCGGGGATCAGCCGGGCCGGCGCGACCGCCGCCCACAGCAGCTGCTGGGCTATAATTCCGGCCATCCCGGTCAGAAACCCGATCCATGTCCGACTCATCATCCCCAACCTACCGCAGCGCCCTGATTGCGGGCCTGGTGCTTGCCCTGGCCGGGGCCTTGGGTCTGCTGCTGTTGCTGACCACCACCCTGCCCACCGTCGGCCCGCGCTGGCTGTTCTTCTTCCTGCTGACGATGGCCGCCACCGGCGTCGCCCTGCCCTTCGTCTGGCTGCTGAATGTTCGCTTCAGCCGGCGGCGCTCGCCTGCGCCGGGAGTGCTTGTACGCGAAGCGCTGCTGCTGGCGCTGTACGTCGATATCGTCGTCTGGCTGCAGGTCAACCGCAGTCTGTCGCTGCCAGTTGCCTTGCTGCTCGGGGTTGGGCTGGCCACGCTCGAGTGGTTCCTGCGTCTCCTCGAGCGGTCGGCCTGGAAAGCCGGCCGGTGAGCCTTTCGGACCTGCCGTCGATCGACCGACTGTTGCGTCACGGCGATACCCGTGGGCTGGTGGAACGCTACGGCCGCCCGCTGGTGCTGCAATCGCTCCGGGCCCGGGTTGAGTCGGTGCGCGCCGTGATCTCCCCGGGCGACCCCGTCCCGCCCGACTCGCTGCTGATCCAGGCCGCCGCCCAAGAGATCGCCGCCCTGCTCGAACCCGAACCACTGCCCGTCATCAACGCCACCGGCGTAGTGCTGCACACCAATCTCGGCCGGGCGCCGCTCAGCCGCGCCGCCCGCCAGGCCGTCCTCGAGACGGCGTCCGGCTACGTCGCCCTGGAGTACGACTTGAGGCGGGGCGCCCGCAGCCAGCGGCATGTTCATGTCGAGCCCCTGCTGTGCCAGGTGACCGGAGCGCAAGCCGCGCTGGTGGTCAACAACAACGCCGCCGCGGTGCTGCTCGCCCTGACGGCGCTGGCCCGGGGAAAGGAAGTACTCACTTCCCGCTCGCAGTTGATCGAGATCGGCGGCGGCTTTCGCCTCCCGGATATCCTCAAGCAGTCGGGGGCACGGCTGGTCGAGGTCGGCACCACCAACCGCACCCACCTGCGGGATTTCGAGCAGGCAATCCGCCCCCAAACCGCCTTGATCCTGCACGCCCATTCCTCCAACTTCCGCTTGATCGGTTTCGCCACTGAGCCTTCGTTGGGCAGCCTGGCGGATCTCGGCGCCAAGCACAATATTCCCGTGCTCGATGACCTGGGCTCGGGCGCGCTGCTGGACACGGCCGCCTACGGGCTGGGGCACGAGCCCAGCGTGCAAGAATCCCTCCAAGCCGGAGTTTCGCTGGTAGCCTTTTCGGGGGATAAGCTGCTGGGAGGCCCGCAGGCAGGGATCCTCGTCGGCCGGGGGGATCTGATCGACCGCCTGCGGCGCAATCCGCTGGCACGCGCGGTTCGGCCCGACAAGTTGTGCCTGGCCGCCCTGAGAGCAACGCTGGTGCACTACCTCAAGGATGAAGCCGTGCAGCAGGTGCCGGTCTGGCAGATGATCGCGGCCACAGAGGGGGATCTGCGTCGGCGAGCCGAAAGTTGGGTACGTGCCCTGGGTGCCGGCGAGGTGCTCCCGGGCCGGTCCACGGTCGGCGGCGGCAGCCTGCCGGAAGAGACTCTGCCGACCTCGCTGCTCGCCTTTTCTCTCCCCCGGCCCAATCAGCTGGCAGCCTGGCTCCGGCGCCAGTCGCCCCCGGTCGTGGCCCGGGTCGAAGATGACCGGCTCGTGCTCGACCCGCGTACGGTGTTCGAGTCGCAGGAAGCTGACCTGCTGCGCATCTTGCACAGTTTGCTATCAGGAGGCTGAAGGGCCCCGCCGGCCCAGGGCAACATCCGGGCAGTCGAACCTCACTATGCCGCTTGCCCAAGGTGCAACCCCCGGGCATCCCTCGGCGATGCACGGCCGGGGAGGCAGAGCGGCGGGCAGGCCCCCCGGCGGGGCCGGATCCCGGCTCGGCCGTCTGGCCGGAGCCGCAGGAAACCGGCATCCCACGTCAGCGATAACACACAAGAAGGAGAACGGATGAAGGCTGACTTGGACGCACACATGCAGGCCGCCGGCCTGGACGCCCTGCTGATCTTGTCGGACGGAATGCCGCACGCCGCAACGACATACTTCTGCGGGACCACGAACGCAGGCACCACGCTGCTGCTGAAACCGCGAGGGCAGCCACCCATCCTCTTCCACGGCAATATGGAGCGCGAGCAGGCTGCCCTCACAGGCCTGCCAACCCGCAACTTCGAGCAGGCCGGGTGGGGCAAAACGATCTCAAGCCAGGCGGGCGAGCAGCTGGCCGCCGAACTCGAGGCCCTGCAGGTTCGCGGCAACGTGGCGGTCCACGGCAAAGCCGAAGCCGGCGCCGTATACAGCTTCCTCAAAGCCTTGGAGCAGGCTGCGCCCCAGATCAGCCTTGCCCTCGAGGACACCCAGAGCGCTGTGCTGATGCTTACCCGATCGACCAAGGATGCCGCAGAGGTCGAGCGCATGCGGACGGTCGCCCGGGCGACGGTTTCGGTCGTGGGCAACGTCGTTGATTTCCTGATGAGCCACCCCGCCCGGGACGGAAGGCTGGTCAATCAGCAAGGGGAACCCCTGACCGTCGGTGAGGTCAAGCGGCGCATCAACTTGTGGCTGGCTATGAAGGATCTGGAGAACCCGGAAGGTACGATCCTCGCCATCGGCCGCGAGACCGCCTTCCCGCACAGCACTGGCCGGTCCGACCAACCCATCCCGCTCGGCGTACCGATCATCCTCGACATCTTTCCCCGCGAGGCTGGCGGAGGTTACTTCTACGACTTCACGCGAACCTGGAGCCTCGGCCGGGCTGGGGACCAACTGCTGGCGGCCTATCAGGATGTGGCCGACTGCTACCACGCCAGCCTCGACGGACTGCGCCTCGGCCGGGCGACCCGCGAACTGCAGAGCCAGGCCTGCGACCTGTTCGAGGCCGGCGGCCATCCGACCCTCCGCAGCCGCCCGGGCACAACTGACGGCTACGTGCACTCGCTGGGCCACGGCGTCGGGCTGGACGTCCACGAGCCCCCCAGCATGCGCCACCTCGAAACCGAACGGTCCATCCTCCAGGCAGGAATGGTGTTCACGATCGAGCCCGGACTCTACTACCCCGACCGGGGATTCGGCGTTCGTCTGGAGAACACCTACGTTCTGGGTGCGGATGGCAGGGCCGAGGCCCTGGCGGAGTTCCCGGAAGACCTGGTTCTGCGCGCTCCCGGCTGGTAGCCGGGCGAGGGCAGCCCCAGGCTCATCGGCGACACCCGGCGAGCCCTGGCACGGGCTGGACCTCGCCCTAGGTGTGCGTCCGGGGCAGATCGCCGCGACCGAATCTTGACGCCTTGCACCCGCTCAGCCGGTTGACTTCGCCGACGAGTTGGTGCACCATCATCGACCGGACATGGAACAGGAAACGCGCCTCCTCGGCATTGAGACCTCGTGTGATGAGACGGCTGCCGCCGTGGTCGAGAGTGGCCGGCACGTGGTTTCGAACGTGGTCGCCTCCCAGGCCGACCTGCACGCCCGCTATGGGGGCGTCTTTCCCGAGGTCGCCTCACGCATCCACATCGAGACCATCTTCCCGGTCGTCTCGGAGGCGCTATCCCAGGCGCACGTCGGGATGGACGCGATCGACGCCATCGCCGTCACCCGCGGGCCCGGCCTAGCCGGGTCGCTGGTTGTCGGGCTCAACATGGCCAAGGGGCTGGCACTGGCCTCGGGCCTGCCGCTGCTCGGCGTCAACCACCTCGAAGCCCACCTGTATTCCACCTGGTTGGTCGAGGGGCAGCCCCTGCCAGACTTTCCCCTGCTGTGCCTGATCGTCTCTGGCGGCCACACCGAACTGATCCTGATGACGAACCATCTGGAATATCAGCGGCTGGGTGCCACCCTGGATGATGCCGCCGGCGAAGCCTTCGACAAGGTCGCCCGGCTGCTCGGCCTGGCGTATCCCGGCGGCCCGGCGATCCAGGCCGCCGCCGAGAACGGCGACGCCTCCGCTTTCCGCTTTCCGCGCGCCTGGCTGCAGGGCACGTGGAATTTCTCGTTCAGCGGCTTGAAGACCGCTGTGCTGCGCGAAGTGCGGGCCCAGCAGCCGGAGATCGAGGCCGGGGTGGAGGCGCCCGGCCCGGGGTTGCCGATCGCCGACCTGGCCGCCTCGTTTCAGGCGGCCGTGATCGACGTCCTGGCCGGCAAGACGCTGGCGGCCGCCAAGGCCTTCAAGGCCAAGGAAGTCCTGATCGCCGGCGGCGTCTCCGCCAACCTGCCGCTGCGGTCGGCGATGCTCGACCAGCGCGACTTCCCCGTGCGCGTGCCGCCTCTGTTTCTGTGCACCGACAACGCCGCCATGATCGCCGCCCTGGGACACTGGCGCTATCTGTCGGGACAGCGCGACGCCCTCGACATCGACGTCCTCCCCACCTGGCCGTTGGCCGCCTAGCGCCTCAAGCCGACTCCCGGCTGTGCCGGCAGTGACCTGGGCCTGGCTTGGGGTCAACCGCCACCCGGCGGGGATCGGGAAGCTCAGCGCCCGAAGATCCCCACCCGCACCCCGAGCCGGCGGACCGGGTGGAAATCCGCTCCCTGGCGTATCCCGGCCATCACCTGGGCTGGCTTCTCGACAAACGCCCCGCGTAGCAGGCTGACCCCGTGGCCGAAGAGCACCTCGCTGAGCGGCACGCTCGGACCGACCAGCGCCACCTGGCCGTCAGGTGGGCAAAGCGGCAGCAGGCCATCCAGCGTGCGGTTGACCAGCGCCATCCCGGTGATCACGATCAAGTCCGAGGCGGCAAGTACCTCTGCCGCCTGGTCGCCCGGGCGCTCGCCCTGGAGCGGTTCCAGCTCCAGCACGGTAGGGCTCGCGGCCAGCGGGCCTAGCAGGGCGGCGAAGTGAAACTTCCCCACCAGAACAACGCGCTTTCCACGGCAGCGCCATGCCAGGACCTGGTCCGCGTTCCCCTGCGTCCAGCGA includes these proteins:
- a CDS encoding LCP family protein — translated: MRARSSSEKPVRRRSGMPAWVLWALGGAFLIGIVLTGYLVFSMARGLASAWTGTGPAPFSFAGIGGGEATPAAGQPPVAIPAQETGPAWNGVDRVNILLMGLDYRDWSEGDGPPRTDSMMLVSVDPITKAAGMLSIPRDLWVEIPGFEHNRINTAYFLGETYQLPGGGPALAAKTVENLLGVPVTYYAVIDFRAFERMVDEIGGVEVLVKEEVKICPIGQKCRWLRPSSALLNGSDALAYARARKTAGGDFDRAQRQQQVAMAIRDKILNLNMLPSLLAKAPALYENFATGIRTNLSFDQMIALGSLAVQLPKESIRRGVIAPPDMVTMETLPSGAEVLRPIPSEIRRLRDELFAQASAVGPAAPVDQPVEAAKVENPRVRILNGSGVEGLASKTAEYLKAQGISVVEVGNADRLDYEKSRIFVHNPTFPYTLRFLAELMGLSQGQILSPVAPSGDFDLEVVLGADWAYQAIQGAIP
- a CDS encoding ABC-F family ATP-binding cassette domain-containing protein, with amino-acid sequence MSRTWIGFLTGMAGIIAQQLLWAAVAPARLIPAARYNALDDPMSLLTASGLAKSYGAQDIFSGVSLAIPHQSRIGLVGPNGSGKTTLLRLLAGLDSPDAGRVSRSRSLRIGYLPQEALPPGLDDLQAQGGLWGFCLEALSDLRQQEAALTVLEAAMADPRRAEEAMARYGPMQESFERAGGYTYTARIKRVLSGLGFAADEFDRPLARLSGGEKTRAYLARLILEDPDLLLLDEPTNHLDVQALEWLEGWLREWPGAVLAVSHDRYFLDRVVDQVWELEPAGIEIYRGSYTAYAQQRQERKALLAQAYRRQQAFVESESDYIARNIAGQNTRQAQGRRKRLERMLRQKPVERLRPEASIHFTFGQTERSGDRALETHSLQVGHADSPEALFSVPDLVLQRGECAALLGPNGAGKTTFLRTLLGEIEPRTGKVQLGASIRLGYFAQAHADLDPSSTALQSVMQADPSLTPATARDWLARFLLRGDSVDKTVDVLSGGERGRLALARLVLQGANLLLLDEPTSHLDLTSQETLQAALSAYDGTILLVSHDRYLVNALATQVWSVVPPAQHLQVTPGNYDQMLEMQPGLSQPAQAKPAAAGSSSRRRSRPARSVRKLETLEADIRALEQTLTDVGAQLQVAGSDLGRVRDLGQQYAQLEADLQAALGEWERLAAEMEEGPVI
- the selA gene encoding L-seryl-tRNA(Sec) selenium transferase; the encoded protein is MSLSDLPSIDRLLRHGDTRGLVERYGRPLVLQSLRARVESVRAVISPGDPVPPDSLLIQAAAQEIAALLEPEPLPVINATGVVLHTNLGRAPLSRAARQAVLETASGYVALEYDLRRGARSQRHVHVEPLLCQVTGAQAALVVNNNAAAVLLALTALARGKEVLTSRSQLIEIGGGFRLPDILKQSGARLVEVGTTNRTHLRDFEQAIRPQTALILHAHSSNFRLIGFATEPSLGSLADLGAKHNIPVLDDLGSGALLDTAAYGLGHEPSVQESLQAGVSLVAFSGDKLLGGPQAGILVGRGDLIDRLRRNPLARAVRPDKLCLAALRATLVHYLKDEAVQQVPVWQMIAATEGDLRRRAESWVRALGAGEVLPGRSTVGGGSLPEETLPTSLLAFSLPRPNQLAAWLRRQSPPVVARVEDDRLVLDPRTVFESQEADLLRILHSLLSGG
- a CDS encoding Xaa-Pro peptidase family protein; the encoded protein is MKADLDAHMQAAGLDALLILSDGMPHAATTYFCGTTNAGTTLLLKPRGQPPILFHGNMEREQAALTGLPTRNFEQAGWGKTISSQAGEQLAAELEALQVRGNVAVHGKAEAGAVYSFLKALEQAAPQISLALEDTQSAVLMLTRSTKDAAEVERMRTVARATVSVVGNVVDFLMSHPARDGRLVNQQGEPLTVGEVKRRINLWLAMKDLENPEGTILAIGRETAFPHSTGRSDQPIPLGVPIILDIFPREAGGGYFYDFTRTWSLGRAGDQLLAAYQDVADCYHASLDGLRLGRATRELQSQACDLFEAGGHPTLRSRPGTTDGYVHSLGHGVGLDVHEPPSMRHLETERSILQAGMVFTIEPGLYYPDRGFGVRLENTYVLGADGRAEALAEFPEDLVLRAPGW
- the tsaD gene encoding tRNA (adenosine(37)-N6)-threonylcarbamoyltransferase complex transferase subunit TsaD, translating into MEQETRLLGIETSCDETAAAVVESGRHVVSNVVASQADLHARYGGVFPEVASRIHIETIFPVVSEALSQAHVGMDAIDAIAVTRGPGLAGSLVVGLNMAKGLALASGLPLLGVNHLEAHLYSTWLVEGQPLPDFPLLCLIVSGGHTELILMTNHLEYQRLGATLDDAAGEAFDKVARLLGLAYPGGPAIQAAAENGDASAFRFPRAWLQGTWNFSFSGLKTAVLREVRAQQPEIEAGVEAPGPGLPIADLAASFQAAVIDVLAGKTLAAAKAFKAKEVLIAGGVSANLPLRSAMLDQRDFPVRVPPLFLCTDNAAMIAALGHWRYLSGQRDALDIDVLPTWPLAA
- a CDS encoding DUF364 domain-containing protein, with the protein product MGLLEGLPVTAAEADVVDDCLGLHWTGVWVRTPRGERCGLASTLCPSPEPARLASPAVADAGQLDSMRLPRGGPEASLGPATLQAMIPLNQNRWTQGNADQVLAWRCRGKRVVLVGKFHFAALLGPLAASPTVLELEPLQGERPGDQAAEVLAASDLIVITGMALVNRTLDGLLPLCPPDGQVALVGPSVPLSEVLFGHGVSLLRGAFVEKPAQVMAGIRQGADFHPVRRLGVRVGIFGR